The nucleotide sequence CTTCAAAACGTTCCTTCAGATACTTTCTGAAACTGGCTTTATGACTTTCAGGTATTCCGATATATTCATCCAGATGAAAAACTTCTACTTTGGACCAGTCAATATCAGCCTTAATAAGTTCACTGATCATCTCAAACTGACTGGCACCTGTAGCAAGGATAATACGTGCAGAACCCTTCTCATTCAGAGTCTTCTGAATCAATAATCCACCCTTCAAGGCAGCTTCTTTTCCATTAGTTTCTTTGTTTTCATTAATGCAGATTGTCATTTAATTCCCTCATCATTTATATATAATTCTGTAGTTAAACAGATTGTCCTCTGTATGGATAAGATCCCATCCATTAATCTGAATGAGCAAATATCCGCTGCATCACCAACTTCAGGATCTAATTCCCAACCATCAAGATTCAGCAGGTTCCAGGGATTCACAGTCGCACATCGTACACACTCCTCCAGAGTCAGATCACTGCACTCCATCAAATGTGCAATACACCTGTTCAGAAGAGAGGAAGCACCTGCTAAATTGCTTGTATTATGGAGTCCCATATGGCCATCTTCAAATATTTCGATGTCCATGTTCCCCCATTTATAAAGCCCTGGTTCACTTCCAGCCAGCGCTGCAGCATCGCTGATAAGTATTGTCTTGTCCGCACCTTTGCTTTGTGTAAAGCTTTTTAAAACATAGGGAGGGAGGTGAAATCCATCTGCAATGATACTGGCACTCAATCTCCCATCACTCAACTGTTTCCATAAGAAGTTCTGGAGTCTGGGAATATAGGCTGGACAACCATTACCAAGATGAGTGGAGAGTCTGGCTCCTGCCTCAATTGCCTGCTCTATCATCTCAACTGATGCATTAGTATGGCCAATGGCTGCAATAACTCCCTGGTTACTGATCTTACGAATAAAATCCAGGCTGTCCTCATCTTCAGGAGATAGGGTTACAATTTTGATTAATCCC is from Oceanispirochaeta sp. M1 and encodes:
- a CDS encoding N-acetylglucosamine-6-phosphate deacetylase, producing MTYIKGKSIFSGRNLNIEIQNGKIASVNEIEEDCLNYLSPGFLDIQINGYQGKNYSDSLSLSQIEELTKNISLSGTTRHLPTIITNSEDNILASIKAIVEARKASPLLEYALPFIHIEGPFISLDEGARGVHDPSHIRGADFEEFLRWQDAAEGLIKIVTLSPEDEDSLDFIRKISNQGVIAAIGHTNASVEMIEQAIEAGARLSTHLGNGCPAYIPRLQNFLWKQLSDGRLSASIIADGFHLPPYVLKSFTQSKGADKTILISDAAALAGSEPGLYKWGNMDIEIFEDGHMGLHNTSNLAGASSLLNRCIAHLMECSDLTLEECVRCATVNPWNLLNLDGWELDPEVGDAADICSFRLMDGILSIQRTICLTTELYINDEGIK